The Elusimicrobiota bacterium genome segment CAAGACCCTGAGCGCGCCCTGTCAGGGACGCGCGAACACCCAGGACATCCTCTCCTTCTCCCCCCAGCACGAGGCCGACGCGAAGAAGTCGGGCGGCTGCGCCCTGCGCGCCGACGTCAAAATGCTCCGCGACGACGCCACCTGCGAAGTCCACTTCGACGTCCAGCACTCCGCCGCCCTAAAAGCCGCCCCCCACCCCCAAGCCCCCCAGGAAGCGCAGAGCATCGTCTGGCTGGATAGGACCGGAAGGATCATCAACACCGAAGCGCCGAATTCTGTTGTGGAGTGCTTAGGGAAGTAGGCCGGTCATCCTCGGCCGGTCGCCCTCCCTCTCGAGGGAGGCTATTAGGATGCGGCGGCATGGCCCGCCGCACCTTACGGGGGGTAACAGCCTTCCTGGGCCGCGAAAGCGGCCCGAAGGCGCCATAGGGGGCGCAAGCCCCCTTGGGGAGCACCCGAGCGAGCAAACTCCCTCTCTCGCGAGGGCTTCAGCCCGGCGCCGCAGGCGGCCGGGTGCGACAGGTGGGGAGGGTAGAACTGCCGTGCCTCCGCTCGTCCCCAACTCACCCGCTGCCAACCGCACCCCAGAAATTTATTTTGACATTTTGAATGCTATGATTGATTTTCAGAAGCGGGGAGATGCAGGACAATCTATTTTATAGTTAGGTATACCATGCGACCTCCACTACATTCAAAGTTCGTCGACAAGGCGCAGGCAGCTATTACCTCTGCTATCGAGGTGTACAACAAGCCAGCGTTTGGTTACAGAGAAGAAACTTTTGCCCTTCTGGCATTGAATGCATGGGAGCTGCTGCTTAAGGGCAAAGTCCTCAAGGATTCAAAGAACAATCTTGGCGCTATTCGTGTATTCGAACATCGCCATACGAAGTCCGGGGGGAAAACTAAGAAACGCTATCTCAAGCGGAACCGGACGGGAAACCCAATGACCATTGGGATAGGCTCATGCATTGACGCCCTGAATAGGACGAAAGCGCAGGTAAGCAATGAGGTAATTGCCAATATCTATGCTCTGGTTGCCATTCGCGACAATTCCGCTCATTACATAACGGCAAGTCCGGTCCTGGCAAGGCAGGTGCTTGAGATCGCTTCCGCCTCAGTGAAGAACTTTGTCACGCTAGCGAAGCATTGGTTTGGCCAGGACTTTTCAAACACTCTAACGATGATGCTTCCGCTGTCATTTATCAGTGGTGATAAGGAAGTCGAATCTGTCGTAGTCACTGCAGACGAAGGTCGCCTAATTGGATATCTTCAGCATCTGTCTGAAAAAGACTCAAACCCCGAGGCACCTTTTTCAGTCGCTGTCCGATTGCAGGTTAAATTCGAAAAATCCAGCCAAGCAACAGTCCCCAAAGTCCAATGGTCGAATGACCCCGATGCAGTCAAGGTAACAATCTCAGAGGAAGATGTACGGGCGAAATTCCCTTGGGATTATCGAGAGCTAGTTCGCCGCCTAAAGGCGCGATATAGCGACTTCAAGCAGGATGAGAGATTCCATAGCATACGGAAGCCGTTGCTCGCAGATGCCAAGCTCACGAAGTCGCGCTTTCTCGACCCGGCGAATCCGAAGAGCCCTAAGAAGGATTTCTACAACCCTAATGTAATTCCGACATTCGATAGACACTACACTCAGGATCCCCATGCGGCAATTCGAGAACTGCTGTAAGCAGCAAGGAATGCCTTATATCCAATCGAACGCCCGCTCACGCGGGCAAAATTCATAGTGCACGGTGAATCGCAGAGGCCTTAGGCGGCCCAAAAAACATCATGGAACACGATAAATCAGCACGCGGAAATTCCAGCCAGTTCTTTGTAGCCGGAGAACTCTGCCGCCGCGGCTACGCCGCCGTGGTCACGATGGGAAACACTCCGAATACGGATGTCCTATGCAGCAATCGCGCCGGGACCAAGTTTGTCCACATCCAAGTTAAAACCTTCATCCCCGGCACCAAGACCTGCAGTGTCGGACTTAAAGCCGAAAAGAATTTCGGTGAGAATTTCTTCTGGGTGCTCGCGGGAATCCCTGAAAGGGATTCCACCTCTGCCTTCGAGCACTTCATCATCCCTTCAGCAGACATGGCGCGCAATGTCCACGAATTCCACAAACGTTGGCTTGCCGCGCCAGGAAAGAGTGGGCAAGCTCACAAGAATAGCACCGTTCGCGCAGTCAACGTCCCACCCAACTCTTATTCGCATCTCTGGACTATCGAGCCGTATCGTGATCAGTGGAAGTTCATTGAT includes the following:
- a CDS encoding DUF3644 domain-containing protein; protein product: MRPPLHSKFVDKAQAAITSAIEVYNKPAFGYREETFALLALNAWELLLKGKVLKDSKNNLGAIRVFEHRHTKSGGKTKKRYLKRNRTGNPMTIGIGSCIDALNRTKAQVSNEVIANIYALVAIRDNSAHYITASPVLARQVLEIASASVKNFVTLAKHWFGQDFSNTLTMMLPLSFISGDKEVESVVVTADEGRLIGYLQHLSEKDSNPEAPFSVAVRLQVKFEKSSQATVPKVQWSNDPDAVKVTISEEDVRAKFPWDYRELVRRLKARYSDFKQDERFHSIRKPLLADAKLTKSRFLDPANPKSPKKDFYNPNVIPTFDRHYTQDPHAAIRELL